CCTGGGGGAATGTCGCAAACGTCTCGTTGAGGACGCGCCCATCCATTTGGCTAGGGGCGACAATTCCCAGAAGATGCAGAATGGTCGGCGCGATGTCGCAGATCCCCGACGGAACTTCTGAAAGGCTGCCCGAGCGGAGGGCAGGTCCGGCGAGAATGCCGACCGCCGCCATCTCTTTAGGATGCAAGCCGCCGTGTACTCCCAGTCCGATCGGCGCGTCGTTGCTCCAGGTTCGGCCGATGAGGCCGAATGGATCGACTTCACTATCGGCACGATAGGAGAACAGGATGTCGCTGGAACGGGCATGATCTGCCATCACAAGCTGTCGCGCAAAACTGCCCGGCGCGATGCCCTCGATGTCATTTCGTCCAGCGGTGAAGATCGGTCCGCACCACGGCGCCTTGGTCATTGCTGCGACGGCTCGCCGGATCTTCAGCTCCGAGGGGTCTGCCAGATAAATGGCCCCCACCTGCCCGGGAACGAGAATCGCATCTACGTCTTGCCCAGGCGCCGAGCCGCAACGAAATCCGGCATCTCTGAGCACTTGGTGAACGTCAGCCTGCGCATGGACGCTCACGTGTCCATGATCTGAGACGGCAATGATGTGGACGTCCTGCCGCCGGCCTTCAGCCTCCCACCAGTCCAGAACGCGACCGAATTGCTGATCGGCCCAGGCGAGCGCTTCCAAGGTCCGTACCTCCGCCGTGCCGCAGTAATGAGACGAGCTGTCCGGTTCGCCAAAGGAGAGAATGGTGACGTCAGGCCGAAGCTGTGGCCAGACGATGTCGAGCAAAGCCGCCGTCAGATAGCTCTGGGCTGCGAGGTCGGGCGTTCCTGCAGGCGGGGGCGCCGGGGGAGGACCGATTCGAGCATTCAGCGCCTCGAGAAGAGATCGGGAAGTCGCGAGCCGCGCGAAGTGCCCCGAGATTGTGGGATGGCCGAGCGTGCGCGCCTTGTGGTTGAACAAGCGGGTCGTCCCGGCAGAATTCGACGCGAGCACCGCGAGCGTCTTGCCGTGGGCGGCAAGAACCTCGCCGAGCGATGGCACGCCCATGAGACGCCCGCCGCTCAACGTATCCAGGGTTTCGACCAGCTGGTCATCGGCCGTGTCGACATAGCGGGACGGCACCGCTGCGCGGTCGAGGTATTGGTTCCCGACCATGCCATGGCGCCCGGGTGATGCGCCGGTAACAAGACTAGGCATCGCCGCCCGCGTTTCGCTCGGATAGACGGTGACATTCCGGCCGAGGGTCACGCCCTGGCGCTGAAGCCTGTGAAGATGAGGAGTCGCTGTAGCATTTATAAGATCGGGACGGAGCCCATCGAAACTGACAAGGATGACGCGGCGGGTAGCAGGGGAAGTTACAGGGGCCTTCACGATAATGTCTTGTCCATGCGGTCGCGCAGCCAGTCCCCCACCAGCGAGATGGACAGTGTGGTGAGCGAGATGATCAGCGAAGAGGGGACGAGTATCCAGGGCGCGCGGGTCAGATAGTCACGACCATAGCCGACCATATTGCCGAGGGAGGTGAGCGGGGGCTGCACGCCCAGACCAAGGAAGCTCAGACCACTCTCGAGCAGAATAATATCCGGAAAGGCAAGAGTCATGGTGACGATCAAGGTTGAGGCGATGTTCGGTAGGATGTGGCGCAGGTAAAGGCGGCAAGGTCCTGCGCCCAGCTGGCGTACGGCGACCACATAGCCTTGCGTGTTCGCGCTCATCGCGAGCGCGCGCGTGACGCGCGCGTAGCGCTCCCAGCCATGAAGGCCAAGGAGGGCCACGAAGAGCAGCAGAGAGTTACCCACGAATGCAAGTACCGCGAGCGCTAGAACGAGAAACGGCATGCTGGCCTGGAAATCGACACATGCGAGGATGACCTGTTCGACCCAGCCGCGGAAATGGGCGGCGAGAAAGCCGAGCGTGGTACCCAGGCATGCGCCTATCAACGTGGCTCCAAAAGCAATGAAAAGGCTCATCCGGATCGATATAAGTAAGCGCGCCAGCAGATCCCTGCCAAGCTCGTCGGTGCCGAACAGATGCGATACGTGCCCCCCGAAGCCAATAGGCGCGGCGAGACGATGCCGAAGATCAAGTGCGGCATAATCATAGGGAGCGAGACGATCTGCCAGGATCGCGATGACGAGCATGAGCGCGAGCCAAGCGATGGCGCCTTGCACAGCAACATTGCGCCAACGAAGTACTCTCTTCTTCTTAACGTGAGCAAACGGCATCTGTCCGGCAGACATTTCCGCCATCTACGCTCCTCCAGCAGAGCGCGTATCGCGCAGACGCGGATCGAACATACCGTAAAGGAGATCGACTGCGAGGTTCGTCGCGATCATGGCGGCTGCCACCAGCAGCAAGATGCATTGGACCACAGCCAGATCGCGACTTACGACGGAGACGACGAGCAGACTGCCGATTCCCGGCCAGGAAAAGACGCTTTCGACGAGCACCGTCCCCGCGATTAAGTTGCCTACCATCAAACCCACGATGGTCAACACTGGTATGGCGGCATTGGGCAGGGCATGACCCGTCACGACTCTGCGCCATGGCACACCCTTGGCACTCGCCGTGCGGATATAGGCTTGCCCGAGCACCTCGAGCATGGCGCTGCGGGTGAAACGAGCCAGAACGGCCGCGCCGCCCAGGCCAAGCGTGACCACCGGCAGGACCATATGGCGCACGCTGCCGGCGCCCCCTGAAGGAAACCAGGGAAGCTCGACCGCAAAGGCGAGCACGAGTACGAGCCCGAGCACGAATGATGGCACGGTGAAGCCCGCTACCGTCACCATCATCACCAGACGGTCCGTGAAACTGTCGCGCTTGAGGGCTGCATAGATGCCGGCCGGAATGCCTAGGAGAAGATTGAGGGCGAGTGCCGGAGCAGTGAGCATCAGCGTGACCGGGATGCGTTCGGCAACAACCGTGGCGGCAGTACGCCCGTCCCGCATGGATTGGCCGAGATCTCCGTGGACGACCGCAAGAAGATATTTTACGTATTGGACCCAGAGTGGTGCATCGAGCCCCCAAGCCTTGCGAAACGCCTCGACCGCATCGGCCGACGTTTCAGGCGACAGCATCGCGCGAGCGGGATCGCCAGAGGCTCGCAGAACCACGAAGGCGAATGTGACTACCATCGCTATGGTGAGCACGGCGCGAGCCACCCGAGTCATGATGAAGCGGGTCATCAGGCGACGCTCCCAACTTGGAGACCATCCCTGTTGATCAAATGGCAAGCGACCCTGCGTCCTGCGCCTACGGATGTGAGCTCGGGCACAATCCGTGCGCAGGCCGGAAGAGCCGCCGGACAACGTGGATGGAAGGCGCAGCCGGCGAGCCGCGCCGATGGATTGGGCGGATCACCTTGCAGGATCGTCCGCTCGCTACGCCGTCCAGGCCTGGGTACGGCAGAAACCAGCGCTTTTGAATACGGATGCAAGGGGGCGCGCAGAACTGCATCGGGCGAGCCTTCTTCGACGATCGAGCCGAGATACATCACGGCGATGCGATCACTGATCTGCCGAACGACGCGCAGGTCATGGCTGATGAAGATCATCGCCATGTGCCGCCGCTCCTGCAGGTCACGCAGAAGATTGACGACTTGAGCCTGGATCGAGACGTCGAGCGCGGACACCGGCTCGTCGCACACGATGAGGTCCGGATCGGTCGCGAGTGCTCGTGCCAACACCGCACGCTGGCGTTGGCCACCTGAGAGTTCATGAGGATAGCGCGCCCCGTGATCGGTTCTGAGGCCAACGTCAGCGAGGAGCCTATTGATCAGGTCCGCTCTTTCGGACTTGCTGCCGATCCGATGAATTTCGAGCGGTTCTGCGATTTGCGCCCCGATCGTCAGCCGGCGATCGAGCGCCCCCAGCGGGTCCTGAAATACCATTTGGATTCGCATCCTGAGATGCCGCCAACGGATATCGCCCATCGGCGGCAACTCTTCTCCGCCGAAGCTGACGGTGCCCGCATCCGGTCGTTCCAGGCCAATGAGAAGCCGGCCCGCGGTGGATTTTCCGCAGCCCGATTCGCCAACAAGTCCGAGCGTCTTGCCGCTGGCCAGAGACAGCGACAGTCCATTGACGGCGTGGACCGTCGAGTGGCCCCGAAACAGGCCCTGGCGCAAGGAATATCGTCGGACAAGCCCATCGGCTTGAAGAAGCGGTGCGACCGTCATCGTCATGCGGCGACGGTCTCGTCCTGGCACCGCTGGCCGGTGACATGCAGGCAGGCAATTCTGTGGTCGGCATTATCCTCCACAGACGTCAATTCGACAGTGCATTCGCCACACCGGTCCGTGCGCAGGTCGCAGCGTGGCGCGAAGGGACATCCTGGCGGAAGGTCCGCCGGGCTCGGAACGACACCGGGAATGGCGGCGAGGCGCTGCCGAGGCCCGTCCAGATTCGGGAGGGCCCCAACAAGCCCGCGTGTATATGGATGAGTGGGATGGTCGAACGGACGCACGGCGGGTGCTTCTTCAATGATGTGCCCGGCGTAAAGCACCAGCACGCGCTCGCAGATCTCGGCGACAACGCCCAGATCATGTGAGATCAGGACCAGCGCCATGCCTCTTTCGCGTTGGATCTCTTGCAGAAGCTCAAGGATCTGCGCCTGAATAGTGACGTCCAAAGCGGTGGTGGGTTCATCGGCGATGAGGATGTCGGGCTGTCCCGCAAGCGCCATGGCAATCATGACCCGCTGATTCTGCCCACCGGAAAACTCGTGCGGATAGCCGCCAAGCCGTCGCGCCGCATCGGGAATGCCGACCTGATCCAGCAGACGACGCGCTTCATTCAGCGCGCTGCGCCTGTCCATCCCACGATGGAGCTGCAGAGCTTCGCCGATCTGATCGCCCACGGTACGCACGGGATTGAGCGCGCTGGTCGGATCCTGAAAGATCATTGCAATTCGGCGACCACGCACCTGTTCCAGATGACGGGCGGGAGCATGGAGAAGCTCTTCGCCAGCAAAGCGTACGCTGCCTGCCGTCCGGGCGCGTGCCCCCAAGAGGTCAAGCGCCGCAAGCCAGGTCACCGACTTTCCGCAACCACTTTCGCCGACCATGCCCAGCGCTTCGCCACGGCGGAGACTAAGATTTATTCCACGCAGCACCGGCACCTGGTCGAAAGCGACCTGCAGCCCTGTGATCTCAAGAAGTGGTGTCATCTGAGCTCCCTGTCCTGCCAGCGTCGACGCGGCTGCTCCTCGCGGGCGGCGTCGTAGGAATTGCGGGAGCCGGGCAGCCCACGTGGTGGATCTGCGCGCAAGCGGAGGAACGCGTCATTCATCCTGAATCAGGTCCGGATCAAGGCGCTGTTGAATGGGCCGAAATTGAGATCGAGCGTCAGCCCCGGCAACCAGGGTACGTCGCGCCGCTTGCCATAGAACTGGCCGGACACATGCAAAATCACACAGGGTGGATCGACGTCATTGATAATCTCGAGCATGCGGCGGACGATTGGACGGCGCTGCTCGGGCTCAGCGGTCTCCTGGAGCTGCGCGCCCAAGGCGAAATACTCCTCGTTCTTCCAGACCCCAACCGACTTCGGCAGGGCGCCGCTGGGGCCGTATTCACGCCAGGGATGGCCAAGATGATCCAGAAACAACGCCGTGTTGGAGGTGTCGAAGATCGCCCGCACCGGCTGGCGCTGAACTTGGGCAAAGTTTTCCATCATCTCGATTTTGACGTTCAGGCCGACTGCACGCCACATCTCGATCATGGTTTGCGCGCCAGAGATCTGATTGGGGTAGTAGTTGTTGAGGAGCCGATAAATGATCGGCTCTCCTTTGTAGCCCGCCGCAGCGACCAGCTCCTTGGCCTTATCAGGATCATAAAGCAGCGCGGGGAAATCCTCGATGTAGCCCTGGCCATAACTCGCGAGTTGATAGCCATTCGGAATCGGCAGACGGTTCGCCCACAGGCTCTCGATCAAGAGCTTGCGATCGAGCGCAAGGCTCATCGCACGGCGGATCCGCACATCTTTCAGCACTGGATCGTTCTGGTCGAGCACGAGCGAGCGGATATTCTGTACTGGCCCGCCCGAGATCTGGAGATCGGCGCGCTTCTCGATACGCTCGAATTGATCCGGTGGGATGTCAGTGATGAGGTCGAGCTCGTTCGCAAGAAGGCCGTTCACGCGCGCGGAAAGCTCGGGAATAATGCGATATTCGACGCCCTCAAATGGTGGCCGTCCGCCCCAATATGCATCGTGCGCAGTCAACGTGACATGGATGTCGAGCTTGTGATTGACGATCTTGTACGGGCCGCTCCCTACTGGAGCTGCCGTCCAGCGCTCCCACGAGCCCGCGGCGGTGAACGCGCGCTTACAGACGATCTCCGCTCCCCAGGAAGCCAGACGCTGCTCAAGCAGTGCGTCGTTCCCTTTGGCGTGGACAATGACCGTATAGGGATCGACGACATCCACTTTGTCGATCCGGTCCAGCGACTGCAGCGCATCGGACATTCCGCTGCGGCCCGGTCCTAAGAGATGGTCGGGCCCGAGGCTAAAGGCGACATCTTCGGCAGTCAGCGGGCTTCCGTCGTGGAACGCCACGCCTTTGCGCAGGAACAGCCGCAGCGACTGCGCATCAACTCGCTCCCAACGTTCGGCCAATGCCGGCCGCAGCACCATCCCATTGGCGTGGTCAAAGCCAATGAGGCTCTCAAACAGCTGTGGCATGATCCGCCGAATGGCGGTGTCGGTTGCGATGACTGGGTCAAACGTGCGGGGAAAGCCCGACATGCCAACTCTTAATCGCCGCCGGGCTGGTTTCTTGCCGTCGCTCTCAGCCCAGGCGGTGCTCGCGGTCGGCAACAAACCTGCTGCGATCGCACCAGTCAAAGCCTCTCGCCGTGTCAGATGGCTGCGGGTCATCACCGTCTCCCGGAATTCGCTTCAATCAGTACGGAACGCATAGCCTTGACCTTGCGGCGATCAACAGATCCTCGCAGCGGTCGAAAACTAAGATCGCTGATCTCGTGTTTGCCAAACCTGTCCGACGTTAGAGCCGCGAAATGCTACGCTGCGATGACATTCATCGACTAAGTCGATGTTCACGTGCGCAGATGAGATGACATGAGGCTTCCGGGCAGAGAACGGTGCCTCCTCGGAACTGGGTCGCTCCCGGTTGGGCTGAGGACGCTGCCCAACTAAAACGTCATCAGCGCTCTCACTGTTAGCGCAACCAACATGGTCTCGAGTGATCAAGTGTCGCGCGGAAACGATGTCCCCCCTAGCTTCTTGACCAGCTCTGAGGTGCAACGAGACACGACGCCATCATCGAGATGGTTGATCATTAGATCGCAAGAATGCGATCACACCATTGGTCGGCCCGCTTAAGAGCAATTAGAAACCGGCAAGATTTCCGCTTTTCACTTAGGTGCTGACTCTTGTCTCTCGTTTAAGACCGACTCAGATGTCGTCCGGCCCCCAAAAAGCTAAGATCATGACCGCTGGCGCGGCCCAATTGCGCGATCAGAGTGCCTGAGGTGACCGCGCCCAGTGATGGCGAGCCGTATCCGCGAAAGAAGGATTTTCCGATGTCCTCCGTCAAACGCCTTCGTACTCGCCTGGACGAGACCGGTCTCATCCATGTCATGGCCGCCCATAGCCCTCTTTCGGCTCTGCTGGCCGAAGAGGCCGGGTTCGATGCTTTATGGGCATCGGGCTTCGAACTCTCCGCGCTTTACGGTCTGCCGGATATGAGCCTGATCTCGATGACCCAGCATCTCGACATGCTGCGCTCGATCGCTGGACGCACGACGCTGCCGATCATCGCTGACATTGACACCGGTTATGGCAATGCAATCAACGTGATCCACGCCGTTCACGAATACGAGCGAGCTGGCGCCAGCGCTGTGGTAATCGAAGACAAAACCTTTCCGAAAGTGACAAGCCTTATGGCTGGCGGACGCCAGGAACTGCTCCGCATCGAGGAGTTCCAGGGCAAGATCGAGGCCGCTGTTGCGACAAGACGAGACCCCAATTTTCTCGTAATCGCCCGCACCGAAGCCCTGATTGCGGGTCTCGGCGAAACGGAAGCTCTGCAACGAGCAAAAGCTTACGAAGAGGCCGGCGCCGAAATGGTGCTAATCCATTCGAAAAAGAAGGATGCATCAGAGATCGAAAGCTTTTCGCGCGCCTGGGGCGGATCGGTGCCGCTAGCGATCGTTCCGAACGCGTACCCGGATCTCGACGCCGAGCGGGTCAAAGCACTCGGGAATATCCGCGTAATAATCTACGGCAATTACGGTATCCGCGCTGCTGCAACTGCGATGAGAGAGACCTTCCGCCGAATCATTGCCGATGGCGGCGTCCAGAACGTCCACAAGGATATTCTGCCGGTCGAAGAGATTTTCGACCTCCAGAACGTGGATAGCGTCAAGGCGGCCGAAGCTCGCTTCCTTCGCTAGATCTCTTGTCCAAGACGGCGTCATTGCGTCTGAACTCTGCTCGGGCGCAGTTTTTGCTGTTCGACAATTGCTGTAAACGCCCCTCTCCTACCGCGCAAAGAGCGATCACGCCAGCCGATTTAACGGCACTATTTCGTCGCGCCTTTGGAAACCAATGTGCGCACCTAGAAGTGAGCTCGTTCGCACGGATTGCACCGCGTCTGAGCGAAATCGCTTTCGCGCGCGACCTGCAGTTGGTATCTAGTAACCCGGCTACGATCATCGAATAATGTGATGGACGATTGATTTCTGGCAATGCCCTCCTGCGAGAACTGACGGGCATGCCCGAAATTCCGGAGCACAAAATGGCTACCGAAACGGATGAAGTGCCACTCAATGCGATCCGGGTATTCGTCACAATTGCGCGCGAGGGAAGCGTAACCCGCGCGGCTAGCGCCTTGCGAATGACCCAGAGTTCGGTCAGCCGCTACCTCGCCGTGCTGCAGGAGTATCTGGGCAGTGACCTCATGCAGCGTCGCGGCCGGCGTAGCGAATTGACGGAATTCGGACGGCTTTTTGCGAACACGGTTGCAGAACCGCTAGATACCGTTTGCTTCACCGCTAAGAGAATGCGCCGCCGGAATCGTCGAGACACCAATCGGATTGTAGTCCGCACGTCACTCTCGACTTTCGCTTACGCCTTTCTGATTCCAAATCTCCAAGCTTTTTCTAATGAAATGGGCGGCGTAGTTGTGGATGTGATTAGCTCACTTTCGCAACCGACGTCGTCCGACGATTACGACATTTTGATCACACGGGATCTTTCCGTCATCGAGCCGGCAGATGATTGGGAACTCTACAACGAGCAACTCGTATGTGTGGGCTCACCAAATCACGTCGATGGCAAGAGCCTCCCGGTTGTTCGCACAGTACCCATCCTGAACATCACATCCCGGCCTGACATAATGCCGACATGGCTGCGGGCCATGAACCTGACCCCAAAGGATATAAAATCGGGAGCGCGATATGATCACAATTACCTGGCCCTGCCGGCGGTGATGACGGGCAAATGTCTTCTCGTCGCGCCCGAAATCATTGTAAGTGACCTGGTACGTGGTGGAGCTCTCAATGTGATTCCACGATCGCGCACTCCGAGCGGCATGCAGTATCGCGCCTATGCTGTCGACCGAGGCGATAATCCCGAAATGTCTCGCGCTTTTTGCCGGTGGCTCGTTCGTCTTTGTAAGAAGACCGCCCTTGCGGAGACGGCATAAGATTGTCGTAGCAGCATTCCAGCTTGCTGAATATCTCACCTAGCACCCGCTTTTCTTGAACGTGAGAGCAAAGCCCACAACGACGACGCTCGGCCCTTCGTCTGGACCAAGAAAAAGGGTCCTTCAACGCCGTTTGAAGCCGCCGTATGCTCAGCTCTGATTTAGATACTATTTTGCAGAAGGCCCCCGGCGGGCATGCCGGAGGCCTCCTTGGAGGTTAACTTCGTTTTTTGAGCCCTCTTTTCTCCTTCCGCTGGTTTAGACAGAGCCTCACCAGTTCCGCTGAGCCCGCAAGAGCAGGGTCAGCGTGCTCTGATCTTTCAATTCGTAAAGAGCCGCCGGCTTGGCGACCGCAGACTGCACAGGCAGTGTCACTGTACTTCCGCTCGTGTACTTTTGGTCGAGCATGGTGTAGGCTAGATCTGCCGTGAAGGTCAGGTTCTTGACCGGTGTCCAGCGCGTGACGACGCCGACAACCCCATAGTTGAAATCAGGATTACAGCCAGCATTGCCGCTCGACAGCGCAAGGTTGGCTACGAATGCACCGCAGATGTAGCCCTTCGCTGCGCTGTTATACCGAACGGCGCCCCAGCCGCCGTAGATGGCACTATTCCAATGAGGATCCCAGTTGTGGGTGTAACCAGCATGGAAGCCGTACGTCTTGGTTAGCTCCTGGCCCGCACCGGCAACGAACACGGAGTCAGACAAGCCCGCCAGGCCGACGCTCTGATAAGCACCTGCCAGCCCCGTGCCGCCGTACATCGCGTAGGTGGTTGGCATCAAATCGTTGAAGTTGTAGCGGGTCGCGCCGTTGGTATAAGCGCCTGACACGTTGATCGTGTCACCGGCTCCGGTCGGGATGTTCTTGATTGACAAGGCCAAAGCAGCAGCCCAGCCCCACTTGTCGTCCGGATGCCCGGTCGCTTCGTCGCCACCGTAGTACCCAGCATGGTTGTCGTGCGCCGCGAACGACGCCTGGAAGAGACCCCACGCCTGGTCAATACGAACCATCGCGATGAGGTCTGGAGACGATGAACCGCCGATGTTGTTAGTACCGTACGCACCGGTGGCGAGAGCGGCCGCCGTTGCTCCACTTACATTCCAGATATTGGTCGTGCCGTAGGCGACCTGATCCTGGGCTGAGAAAGCGGCTGTGATGCCTTGTCCGAAGTCAGCGGTATAGGTGAACTGGTTCACGCCGGTGACCCATCCGCCGCCGCCCGGAAGATCATCGAAGTCGTTGCCTGGATAGTTGGTCCAGGGCGCCGAGAACTGTGAGACGGCCTTACCCATCGTAAAGCCTGCGAACTGAATGAAGGCGGAGTAGACGCCGAGCGAACCACCAGCGACCTGTGAAGCGGTCGACGTTGTGTAAGCGGTCGCCCCATTGACGGCGCTCGTGCCGGCGCCAGTATAGCCGCCTGACGTCCAGGTGAACACGCCCGAGAAATAGGTGCGAACGAGGCCGTACTCAGTCGCGGTGCGCGTGTCGATGCTCAGTCCTTCACGAGCGCGCCAAGTGTAGCTGTTGCCTAGACGGTTGCGTGCTCCCGCTACGCCATTGGCGGCCGGGTCAAAATCGCTGTTGCTATTCGCGACAACGTCAGCGCGCAGATATCCGCCAAGCTTGATGCAAGTGTCCGAGCCAGGGATGTAGTAGAAGCCAGCGCCGTACAGTGAGCAAACCTTCACGTACTCCACTGCTCTGGCTTTGACTGGCAGGTCAGCAGCTTGTGCCCCACTCGACGCGAGAGACGCCGACGCAAGAGTCAAAACAACATTCTTGATTGTTCGAAGTAAGCGAAAGTTCGTTTCTGAGAGTGTCATTGTCCCTATCCACTGGAGGTCAGATTTGTGCGGCCGACGCAGTATCGTTGGGACGCAATCGTTTGGTGACGGAGATCAAGTAATCCGATGGCAGGTTCGGATTTCACGATGGATCACATGAGAACTGGAGTCATCCAATCGACTTCTCGGCCGCAAGATACGTAGGGCTAAGCGCGTGTTGCTGCGCAGGTCCAGGCGAGCGGTCGGATGCCACCCAGCGACGAAGCGCTGAGCTGTCGTACTGGCCGATGAGCTTCGCACCCTGGGAGCTCGATCCACTTCCAGCCTTCGGTGGCGATCGTTTCCGCCTCTGCCTTTCGCTTCTCAGCGACCAGACCGTCGAGCAGAGCGACGTCCTCGAGCCAGCCGCCGTCGTCGGACTGGAACGGGTTGCGCAGCACCACGCCACCGGCCGCCTCGTAGGCATCTAGGCCAACAAACATGGCGCGACGGTCGGAGGCGCGCGCCGACTTCTCCGTCAACATGCGGCGGATCAGATAAGGCTCTTTCTGCCAAGAGCCGGAGATGGTCTGCCAGACCTGCTCCTGGCGGCCGTGATCCGCGGTGACGGCGAAGGCCATCAACTGCTCGAGCGACATGCCCTCGTCGGCATAGACCTCGAGCAGCGCGGGCGAAACCGAGGCGAGTCGCAGGCGTTGGTTCACCACGTTGGGCGAGCACGTAGCTCACGCTGTCCCGCGGAAATAGCCGAGATAAACTGCGATGAGTGCGGCGCAATTGCCGGCTGAGGCTTTCTGCCATTGCGGCTTCGTCTGTGGCGACGCACCAGTCTACGACATCGCGGATAATCTGGCGGGCAAGGTCACCGCTTGTTGGGGCAGAGGTTGATCCGTCGAGAAGGAGACATAACACGGCATCGGCGCGCACTCCGAATCCCCCGCAATCCCGGTTATCGCGCGTCCTCTTTCATTGCTCACTGCGCCGATTGATCTCCATTCCCCTCTCGCTCGCCAGCATCGCTCTGGCTTATGGCGACAAAGCGCTCTCGTACAATATCGACCCGGCCTTCAGGTCCCTTGATATTGCCGTCGAGAAAATGATCAAAATCCTCATGACCTAAGAGCGCTTTGAACTTCTCTGCAATGTAGCAGCGAACATCATCGTCTGCGTTTTGGATTTCAGCCACGAGTTCCTCTCGCCCATCAACGACGAGAAGGATGTCCTCGATGTCACTGCTGCCTAGGAGATCGTCGTTGCCGCGGCCGAGA
This genomic window from Bradyrhizobium sp. 4 contains:
- a CDS encoding alkaline phosphatase family protein; this translates as MKAPVTSPATRRVILVSFDGLRPDLINATATPHLHRLQRQGVTLGRNVTVYPSETRAAMPSLVTGASPGRHGMVGNQYLDRAAVPSRYVDTADDQLVETLDTLSGGRLMGVPSLGEVLAAHGKTLAVLASNSAGTTRLFNHKARTLGHPTISGHFARLATSRSLLEALNARIGPPPAPPPAGTPDLAAQSYLTAALLDIVWPQLRPDVTILSFGEPDSSSHYCGTAEVRTLEALAWADQQFGRVLDWWEAEGRRQDVHIIAVSDHGHVSVHAQADVHQVLRDAGFRCGSAPGQDVDAILVPGQVGAIYLADPSELKIRRAVAAMTKAPWCGPIFTAGRNDIEGIAPGSFARQLVMADHARSSDILFSYRADSEVDPFGLIGRTWSNDAPIGLGVHGGLHPKEMAAVGILAGPALRSGSLSEVPSGICDIAPTILHLLGIVAPSQMDGRVLNETFATFPQAAPASVVETVYEAGSSTYHQVLRRIQVGAVGYIEGGFAESAA
- a CDS encoding ABC transporter permease, with the translated sequence MPFAHVKKKRVLRWRNVAVQGAIAWLALMLVIAILADRLAPYDYAALDLRHRLAAPIGFGGHVSHLFGTDELGRDLLARLLISIRMSLFIAFGATLIGACLGTTLGFLAAHFRGWVEQVILACVDFQASMPFLVLALAVLAFVGNSLLLFVALLGLHGWERYARVTRALAMSANTQGYVVAVRQLGAGPCRLYLRHILPNIASTLIVTMTLAFPDIILLESGLSFLGLGVQPPLTSLGNMVGYGRDYLTRAPWILVPSSLIISLTTLSISLVGDWLRDRMDKTLS
- a CDS encoding ABC transporter permease — translated: MTRFIMTRVARAVLTIAMVVTFAFVVLRASGDPARAMLSPETSADAVEAFRKAWGLDAPLWVQYVKYLLAVVHGDLGQSMRDGRTAATVVAERIPVTLMLTAPALALNLLLGIPAGIYAALKRDSFTDRLVMMVTVAGFTVPSFVLGLVLVLAFAVELPWFPSGGAGSVRHMVLPVVTLGLGGAAVLARFTRSAMLEVLGQAYIRTASAKGVPWRRVVTGHALPNAAIPVLTIVGLMVGNLIAGTVLVESVFSWPGIGSLLVVSVVSRDLAVVQCILLLVAAAMIATNLAVDLLYGMFDPRLRDTRSAGGA
- a CDS encoding oligopeptide/dipeptide ABC transporter ATP-binding protein codes for the protein MTMTVAPLLQADGLVRRYSLRQGLFRGHSTVHAVNGLSLSLASGKTLGLVGESGCGKSTAGRLLIGLERPDAGTVSFGGEELPPMGDIRWRHLRMRIQMVFQDPLGALDRRLTIGAQIAEPLEIHRIGSKSERADLINRLLADVGLRTDHGARYPHELSGGQRQRAVLARALATDPDLIVCDEPVSALDVSIQAQVVNLLRDLQERRHMAMIFISHDLRVVRQISDRIAVMYLGSIVEEGSPDAVLRAPLHPYSKALVSAVPRPGRRSERTILQGDPPNPSARLAGCAFHPRCPAALPACARIVPELTSVGAGRRVACHLINRDGLQVGSVA
- a CDS encoding ABC transporter ATP-binding protein is translated as MTPLLEITGLQVAFDQVPVLRGINLSLRRGEALGMVGESGCGKSVTWLAALDLLGARARTAGSVRFAGEELLHAPARHLEQVRGRRIAMIFQDPTSALNPVRTVGDQIGEALQLHRGMDRRSALNEARRLLDQVGIPDAARRLGGYPHEFSGGQNQRVMIAMALAGQPDILIADEPTTALDVTIQAQILELLQEIQRERGMALVLISHDLGVVAEICERVLVLYAGHIIEEAPAVRPFDHPTHPYTRGLVGALPNLDGPRQRLAAIPGVVPSPADLPPGCPFAPRCDLRTDRCGECTVELTSVEDNADHRIACLHVTGQRCQDETVAA
- a CDS encoding ABC transporter substrate-binding protein; amino-acid sequence: MTRSHLTRREALTGAIAAGLLPTASTAWAESDGKKPARRRLRVGMSGFPRTFDPVIATDTAIRRIMPQLFESLIGFDHANGMVLRPALAERWERVDAQSLRLFLRKGVAFHDGSPLTAEDVAFSLGPDHLLGPGRSGMSDALQSLDRIDKVDVVDPYTVIVHAKGNDALLEQRLASWGAEIVCKRAFTAAGSWERWTAAPVGSGPYKIVNHKLDIHVTLTAHDAYWGGRPPFEGVEYRIIPELSARVNGLLANELDLITDIPPDQFERIEKRADLQISGGPVQNIRSLVLDQNDPVLKDVRIRRAMSLALDRKLLIESLWANRLPIPNGYQLASYGQGYIEDFPALLYDPDKAKELVAAAGYKGEPIIYRLLNNYYPNQISGAQTMIEMWRAVGLNVKIEMMENFAQVQRQPVRAIFDTSNTALFLDHLGHPWREYGPSGALPKSVGVWKNEEYFALGAQLQETAEPEQRRPIVRRMLEIINDVDPPCVILHVSGQFYGKRRDVPWLPGLTLDLNFGPFNSALIRT
- a CDS encoding isocitrate lyase/phosphoenolpyruvate mutase family protein codes for the protein MSSVKRLRTRLDETGLIHVMAAHSPLSALLAEEAGFDALWASGFELSALYGLPDMSLISMTQHLDMLRSIAGRTTLPIIADIDTGYGNAINVIHAVHEYERAGASAVVIEDKTFPKVTSLMAGGRQELLRIEEFQGKIEAAVATRRDPNFLVIARTEALIAGLGETEALQRAKAYEEAGAEMVLIHSKKKDASEIESFSRAWGGSVPLAIVPNAYPDLDAERVKALGNIRVIIYGNYGIRAAATAMRETFRRIIADGGVQNVHKDILPVEEIFDLQNVDSVKAAEARFLR